GCCTGGCGGATCATGTCCATGTCGCGCGCGGCCGACGCGGTGCCGGTATTGGCCAGGAACGGCAGTCCCATCCGGTCGGCGCAGTGCTGAGCCAACTCGCGGTACACCTGCTCGATGTGGGCGACCCCGGTCGGGCTGTAGTCGACCATCGGGTCACGCCGGTAGGCATCGAACTCCGCGTCCGAGCGGCACCGCAGAGCCGGTGTCGAATGTCCCACCCCCCGCGGGTCGAATCCCACCAGATCGAAGTGCTGGCTGATCTCGGAGTTCTTGAGATCGGGGGCCATCCCGGCCACCATGTCGACGGCCGATGCCCCTGGCCCGCCTGGATTGACCAACAGCGAGCCGATCCGCTGACCGGTCGCCGGAACGCGGATCACCGCCAACTTCGCTTGTGCCCCAGTGGGTTTGTCGTAATCGATGGGTACCGACACCGTCGTGCAGCGGGCGGTGGGTATGTCGGCGGTGTCGCTGACGAAGCCGTTGCAGGGAACCCAGCTCTGTGGCGTCGCGACCGACGCCGCGGGGACCTGGGTCTGACCGGTGCCGGTGTCGGGTTCGGGGGTCGCGGCGGCGAGCGGGAGTGCCGCCGACTGCAGGAGCACCAGACCCGACGACAACAGCGCCGAGCTCACCAGTCTCAGGCGCAACATGGCGGAAATCGTCTCACTTCAAATTGCGCGGTTGGACGCGGAACGATTACGCCTTGGTCACTAATCGATACGGACGGCGCGTCGTGCCGGGTGTCGATCTCCATGCCTGTTGCGCCGAGCGTGAATCTCCCGACCGGACACGCCGAAGCGCTGTCGCCGAATTCGCACTCGGCCGATCAGCAGGTTGCGCCGCTGGGCGGCGTGGTCCCGTTGATCAGATAGGACGTGATGTAGTCGTCGACGCAGTTGTCGCCCTGGAAGACCACCGTGTGCTGGGTTCCGTTGTAGGTCAACAGCGAACCCTTGAGCTGATTGGCCAGGTCGACGCCGGCCTGATAGGGCGTGGCCGGGTCGTGGGTGGTCGAGACGACGATCATCGGCGCCAGCCCGGGCGCGGAGACGACGTGCGGCCGGCTGGTCGGCGGCACCGGCCAGAACGCGCAGGTGCCCAGTGGGGCGTCGCCGGTGAACTTGCCGTAGCTCATGAACGGCGCCAACTCACGGGACCGGCGATCTTCGTCGATGATCTTGGCGCGGTCGGTGATCGGTGGCTGGTCAACACAGTTGATCGCCACGCGGGCGTCGGTCGAGTTGTTGTAGTGGCCCTTGGAATCGCGGCGCATGTACATGTCGGCCAGCGCGAGCATGGTGTCGCCGCGATGCTCGTCGGCCAGTTCTTTGAGGCCGTCGGTCAGGTGGTGCCAGAGGTTGGGTGAGTACAGCGCCATGATGGTGCCGACGATGGCGTCGCTGTAGCTCAGACCGCGCGGATCTTTGGTCTTCGCCGGCCTGCTCACGGCCAGGTTGTCCGGGTCGACCAGCGGGTCGACCAGGTTGTGGTAGACCTCGACGGCTTTGTTCGGGTCGTTGCCCAGCGGGCAGCTCGAGTCCTTGGCGCAGTCGGCGGCGTAGTCGTTGAACGCGTCTTGAAATCCCTTGGCCTGCCGCAGGTCTGCTTCGATCGGGTCGGCGTTGGGGTCCACCGCACCGTCCAGGATCATCGACCGCACGTTCTGCGGGAACGCTTCGGCGTAGGCCGATCCGATGCGGGTTCCGTAGGAGTAGCCGAGGTAGGTCAGTTTCGCGTCACCCAGGGCCTTGCGGATGGTGTCCAAGTCCTTTGCGACGCTGACGGTTCCCACATTGGCCAGGAAATTCTTACCCACCTTGTCCACGCAGCGCTGCACGAACTGCTTGGTCTCGTTCTCCATCCGCGCCACGCCCGCCTGGCTGTAGTCGACCTGAGGCTCGGCGCGCAGGCGGTCGTTGTCGGCGTCGGAGTTGCACCAGATCGCGGGTCGGGAGCTGGACACACCGCGCGGGTCGAACCCGACCAGGTCGAACCTTTCGTGCACCCGCTTGGGCAGGCTCTGGAACACACCGAGCGCGGCCTCGATGCCGGACTCGCCGGGCCCGCCCGGGTTGATCACCAGCGAGCCGATCTTCTCGCCGCTGGCCGGAAACCGGATCAACGCCAGCGACGCCACGTCGCCGTCGGGATGGTCGTAGTCGACCGGGACGGCGAGCTTGCCGCACATGGCATGGCCGGGGATCTTCGCGTTCGGATTGGAGCTGCGGCACGGTGTCCACACCACCGGCTGACCCAGGCGCGGCTCGGACATGTGCGCCTTACCGGCGACGACGCGCACGCACCCCGACAGGACCAGCACCACGGAAAACAGCGAGGTGCAGATCAGCAGCATGCGCGCGAACTTGTCGCGGCGAGACAGGCACATGGCACCATATGCTGCCAGAGCCGACACAAGACGCAGGTTAGCGGCCGATTAGCACGTCGCGATCCGCGTCACAGCTGATGCACCGGCCCGATGGCACGCGGTGTACGCCGGCTACCCGGTCGCGGTCAGCAGTTCCTCCATGACCACGCTGAACTCGTCGGCCATCTCCCACAGGTCCGGCACCAGCTCCGGGCATCCGATCAGCCCGATGTCCAGGCGGCCGTTCAACGACATCACCGTGATGTTGAGCCCCGAGCCGTGAAAGATCGGGCCCAGCGGATACATGGCCTTGACCTCACACCCCAGCAGGTACAGCGGGACCTGCGGTCCCGGCACGTTGGAGACCACCAGATTGTGCACCGGCAGGGTTTCGGTCAGCCGGGTCATGGCGTAGACACGCATCGCGGCGCCGAACACCGCGGGCGCGGCGAATTGTGACCAGTCCTGCAGCAGCGTGGCACCGATGGCCGAACTATGTTGCTTGGCAACCGAATTCGCCTCCGCAATGGCCTTCAGCCGGAGCACCGGGTCGGCGATCTCGGTGTGCAGGCTGGCGAACATCGCCGAGACCTGGTTGCGTCCGGAACGCGGCGACTTGCCGTGCACCGACACCGGTACCGACGCCACCAGCGACGTCGCCGGCAATACGTTGCGGTCGGCCAGGTACTGCCGCAGAACCCCGGATACCAGGGCCATCACCACGTCGTTGACCTTGATCCCGAAGTGGTCTTTGACGGTCTTGACGTCGTCGAGGTTCAAATCGGCGTAGGCGATGTTGCGACGGCCGCTGACGGTGGCGTTGAACACCGTGCGCGGCGCTGCGAACGGGCGGGCCATGGTCAGCCCGTCGCGCGCCCGCTGCAAGGTGTCGAGCACCGAGTTGACGGTGTCGGGAACCACGTTGGCCAACTGCAGCGGCCTGGTGGCGAACCGGAGCAAGCCCCCCGCGGCAATCTGCCATTCGCTGGCGTCGCCCACGCCGCGCACCGCATCCGGTGCGGGTGCGTCGGCCTCGGTGGTGCACAGCTGCGACATCAGGCTGGCGCCGGTTACCCCGTCCACGCCGGCGTGATGCACCTTGATCATCACCGCGAGGCGGCCGTCCCGGTGGCAGTCGGTGCCCGCCACGCCTTCGATCACCCACATCTCCCACAGGGGTCGCCGGCGGTCCAGCGGCAACGACGCGATGTGCCCGCAGATTTCCGAGAGTTCGGCACGCCCGCCCGGGGGCGGCAACCCGATGCGGTGCACATGGCGGTCCACGTCGAAGTTCTTGTCGTCCACCCAGACCGGATGGTCCAGGTTCAGCGGGCTGTCAGCAAGCTTCTCGCGAAACTCCGGCATCGCCGCCAGACGCACCGCCAAAGCGTCCCGTAGCCGGTCAAACGTGTAGCCGCCGGGCATCGTGGCGGTATCCAGCTCCAGGATCGAGCAAACGTGCATCGGCTGGGTATCGGTCTCCAGATACAGGAAGCTGGCGTCGAGCCCACTGAGCCGCTGCATCCGAGGATGGTATGTCCGTGGCGAACCACACGGTGCATCTGCCTGGACAAGATGGCAGACTGGGGAAGTCAGACGAACCCGGGGACCCCTGCTGTGGGCCACGAGGATCGACCCGACCATCACTGAGGACAATGATGTCTGAGAACGTTTACGGTTCCAGCCCTGCCGCCGCTTCAGCCCCAGGCGCGCCACGACCCAAGATTCGCACCCATCACCTGCAGAAATGGAAGGCCGAAGGCCACAGATGGGGCATGCTGACGGCCTACGACTACTCGACCGCGCGGGTATTCGACGAAGCCGGCATTCCGGTGCTGCTGGTCGGTGACTCGGCGGCCAACGTCGTCTACGGCTACGACACCACGGTGCCGATCTCGATCGATGAGCTGATCCCGCTGGTCCGCGGCGTGGTGCGGGGCGCGCCGCACGCGCTGGTCGTCGCCGACCTGCCATTCGGCAGCTACGAAGCGGGGCCCTCGGCCGCGCTGGCCGCCGCCACCCGATTCATGAAGGAAGGTGGCGCCCACGCCGTCAAGCTGGAAGGCGGCGAGCGGGTCGCCGAGCAGATCGCCTGCCTGAGCGCGGCCGGTATCCCGGTCATGGCGCACATCGGCTTCACCCCGCAGAGCGTCAACACCCTGGGCGGGTTCAAGGTTCAGGGGCGCGGTGACGCCGCCGAACAGACCATCGCCGACGCCATCGCCGTCGCCGAAGCCGGCGCATTCTCGGTGGTGATGGAGATGGTGCCGGCCGAACTGGCCACCCAGATCACCGGCAAGCTCACCATCCCGACCATCGGGATCGGCGCCGGACCCAACTGTGACGGCCAGGTGCTGGTGTGGCAGGACATGGCCGGGATGAGCGGCGGCAAGTCCGCCCGTTTCGTCAAGCGATTTGCCGACGTGGGTGCTGAATTAGGCCGTGCGGCAAGGCAATACGCCGAAGAAGTAGCCACCGGGGCGTTCCCGGCGGAAGAGCACTGCTTCTAGCGGCGATCGCAAGCGCGGCCAGGGCCGCGCGCTGCGGGTCGCCGCCGTCAATCCCGTGGCGATCGCAAGCGCGGCTTAGGCCGCGGGCTGCGGGTCGCCGCCGTCAATCCCGCGGCGATCGCAAGCGCGGCCAGGGCCGCGCGCTGCGGGTCGCCGCCATCAATCCCCGGGACGAACTACGACGTCGGTGCCGGGGCCCCGCACCGAGCCCGGAAGTCCGTCACCGGCTGGCGAATGCCCTGCAGGTCGGCGTGCACATCCGGATTCGCGTCCATGTACTGCTGCAGCCGGTCGCGCATCTCTTCGCGGCTCAGACCCTTCAGACCCGTGAAGAAGTCGTTGACGTCCGGGTGGGCGAAGAGATAGGCGGAGGTCGCCGCTGCCACGCCGGAGGAGATTCCGGCCAGGTCCGCCGCGGTACAGTTCGGCGGCGCCGGCTCCGGGTCCGCCCCGGCAGACCCTGCGGCGCCGAAAAGCATTGCGCCACTTAGCGCGCCGGCAGCTATTGCGCCGGCGATCACGCGGGTGTTCAACATGGACGACTCCTTCACACTCCCGACCGGTGCCCCGAGAACCGGTACCACATCGCACACGATAGGTGGTGCGGCCGGCCCGTTCGATACGAACATGCCGTGGGCGGCCCGGTAACCCTGGTGTGGCACGCTATGGGGGCTATCGTTCGGCGCCGACAAACCACCATGCTCGGCAGCGACGCGCTTCCACGGAGAAGAAAATGCCTGCTAAAGCGCCAAAGACGGCGCGACATCTGGAAGTCGAGCGCAAGTTCGACGTGGTCGAGTCGACAGTGTCACCCTCGTTCGAGGGCATCGCGGCAGTGGCCCGCGTCGACAAGTCCCCCGTCCAGGAGTTGGACGCGGTGTACTTCGACACCACGGCGCAGGACCTGGCGCGGAACCGGATCACCCTGCGGCGCCGAACCGGCGGACACGACGCCGGCTGGCACCTGAAGCTACCCGCCGGAGCGGACGCCCGCACCGAGGTTCACGCGCCGATCGACGCGTCCGACGACCCCGACACGGTGCCGGCCGGGTTGCTGGATGTGGTGCTCGCGATCGTCCGCGACCGTCCCGTGCAGCCCGTCGCACGCATCACCACCCGACGCGAGAGCCAGATCCTCTATGACGCCGGCGGCAATGCACTGGCGGAGTTCTCCAACGACCATGTCACCGCTTGGTCGGCCGCCAACGGCTCCGACGCCGGCCCCGCCGAGCAACGCTGGCGCGAATGGGAAGTCGAGGTCCTCGACACCGACTCCGACAAGAAGCGCTCGGCCGGGCACGAACTGCTGAATCGGCTGAGCAACCGATTAATGGACGCCGGCGCGTCCCCCGCCGCACACGGCTCGAAGCTGAGCCGGGTGCTGGACTCTGATGGTCCGGCCAAGGCCAGCGCCGCTCCCCCGGCGGATCCGGTCCACCGCGCGGTGGCTCAGCAGGTCGAGCAGCTACT
This genomic stretch from Mycobacterium paragordonae harbors:
- a CDS encoding alpha/beta hydrolase, translating into MCLSRRDKFARMLLICTSLFSVVLVLSGCVRVVAGKAHMSEPRLGQPVVWTPCRSSNPNAKIPGHAMCGKLAVPVDYDHPDGDVASLALIRFPASGEKIGSLVINPGGPGESGIEAALGVFQSLPKRVHERFDLVGFDPRGVSSSRPAIWCNSDADNDRLRAEPQVDYSQAGVARMENETKQFVQRCVDKVGKNFLANVGTVSVAKDLDTIRKALGDAKLTYLGYSYGTRIGSAYAEAFPQNVRSMILDGAVDPNADPIEADLRQAKGFQDAFNDYAADCAKDSSCPLGNDPNKAVEVYHNLVDPLVDPDNLAVSRPAKTKDPRGLSYSDAIVGTIMALYSPNLWHHLTDGLKELADEHRGDTMLALADMYMRRDSKGHYNNSTDARVAINCVDQPPITDRAKIIDEDRRSRELAPFMSYGKFTGDAPLGTCAFWPVPPTSRPHVVSAPGLAPMIVVSTTHDPATPYQAGVDLANQLKGSLLTYNGTQHTVVFQGDNCVDDYITSYLINGTTPPSGATC
- a CDS encoding WS/DGAT/MGAT family O-acyltransferase, which produces MQRLSGLDASFLYLETDTQPMHVCSILELDTATMPGGYTFDRLRDALAVRLAAMPEFREKLADSPLNLDHPVWVDDKNFDVDRHVHRIGLPPPGGRAELSEICGHIASLPLDRRRPLWEMWVIEGVAGTDCHRDGRLAVMIKVHHAGVDGVTGASLMSQLCTTEADAPAPDAVRGVGDASEWQIAAGGLLRFATRPLQLANVVPDTVNSVLDTLQRARDGLTMARPFAAPRTVFNATVSGRRNIAYADLNLDDVKTVKDHFGIKVNDVVMALVSGVLRQYLADRNVLPATSLVASVPVSVHGKSPRSGRNQVSAMFASLHTEIADPVLRLKAIAEANSVAKQHSSAIGATLLQDWSQFAAPAVFGAAMRVYAMTRLTETLPVHNLVVSNVPGPQVPLYLLGCEVKAMYPLGPIFHGSGLNITVMSLNGRLDIGLIGCPELVPDLWEMADEFSVVMEELLTATG
- the panB gene encoding 3-methyl-2-oxobutanoate hydroxymethyltransferase codes for the protein MMSENVYGSSPAAASAPGAPRPKIRTHHLQKWKAEGHRWGMLTAYDYSTARVFDEAGIPVLLVGDSAANVVYGYDTTVPISIDELIPLVRGVVRGAPHALVVADLPFGSYEAGPSAALAAATRFMKEGGAHAVKLEGGERVAEQIACLSAAGIPVMAHIGFTPQSVNTLGGFKVQGRGDAAEQTIADAIAVAEAGAFSVVMEMVPAELATQITGKLTIPTIGIGAGPNCDGQVLVWQDMAGMSGGKSARFVKRFADVGAELGRAARQYAEEVATGAFPAEEHCF
- a CDS encoding heme-binding protein — its product is MLNTRVIAGAIAAGALSGAMLFGAAGSAGADPEPAPPNCTAADLAGISSGVAAATSAYLFAHPDVNDFFTGLKGLSREEMRDRLQQYMDANPDVHADLQGIRQPVTDFRARCGAPAPTS